In one window of Hevea brasiliensis isolate MT/VB/25A 57/8 chromosome 10, ASM3005281v1, whole genome shotgun sequence DNA:
- the LOC131169456 gene encoding uncharacterized protein LOC131169456 produces the protein MATKKPSKQSKLRKFIKAPIRILIKARDIYIKSMTECSDRLGYGTVMGCPTGQVVNHLPKSFSVNSTKSSNHDDDYRQLLRAASTRGLSNRVQLDVLQRQQSQSPKSPNTCRGANHMPRSHSVGIGRIDEEKPCDFDEDDIKVITDVFPRSRSYAVSKTRAGVF, from the coding sequence ATGGCCACCAAGAAGCCTAGCAAGCAAAGCAAACTACGCAAGTTCATTAAGGCTCCCATTAGGATATTGATCAAGGCCAGGGACATTTACATCAAGAGCATGACTGAATGCTCCGATCGCCTTGGCTATGGTACTGTCATGGGTTGTCCTACAGGGCAAGTAGTGAATCACCTGCCAAAGAGTTTTAGTGTCAATTCAACAAAATCAAGCAACCATGATGATGACTATAGACAGCTTTTAAGGGCTGCTTCCACCAGGGGTTTAAGCAATAGGGTTCAATTGGATGTTCTtcaaagacagcaatctcaatCTCCAAAATCTCCAAATACTTGCAGAGGAGCAAACCATATGCCTAGGAGTCATAGTGTTGGTATTGGAAGAATCGACGAAGAAAAGCCTTGTGATTTTGATGAAGATGATATCAAGGTCATAACTGATGTCTTTCCAAGAAGCAGAAGCTACGCTGTTTCTAAAACAAGGGCTGGAGTCTTCTGA